One genomic segment of Erythrolamprus reginae isolate rEryReg1 chromosome 2, rEryReg1.hap1, whole genome shotgun sequence includes these proteins:
- the C2H5orf63 gene encoding glutaredoxin-like protein C5orf63 homolog has product MPWLHNWTLHLTNFSKPLQRMLCGASAKLPVLTLFTKHPCPLCEEAKMILEPYKHKFTLEEIDITLPNHSIWLEKYKYEIPVFHLNGKFLMKHRVDIPKLEKQLLNLELQDERNK; this is encoded by the exons ATGCCGTGGCTTCACAATTGGACCTTGCATCTCACAAATTTTTCAAAACCACTTCAAAGGATGTTGTGTGGAGCCAGTGCTAAACTACCAGTGTTAACATTGTTCACCAAG CATCCCTGTCCTTTATGTGAAGAAGCCAAAATGATTCTTGAACCATATAAACACAAG TTTACTTTGGAGGAAATAGATATAACTCTACCTAATCATTCAATCTGGCTTGAAAAATACAAGTATGAAATACCGGTCTTTCATCTGAATGGGAAATTCTTAATGAAGCATCGGGTAGATATCCCAAAACTAGAAAAGCAGCTTTTGAATTTAGAATTACAAGatgaaagaaacaaataa